In a single window of the Pseudopipra pipra isolate bDixPip1 chromosome Z, bDixPip1.hap1, whole genome shotgun sequence genome:
- the TUSC1 gene encoding tumor suppressor candidate gene 1 protein has product MRRMRAVGGRWAGGAARGGRAALGAAAGGGRAGGAAEPGERGEPGGGRQGWRGESRGSPQQLAERYADLAASHSEALRQREEREWHNARLRQENVRLRLENRRLRRENRCLFRQALLGPGPDKAPVEPGEEAEALRAQLARLQEKHRRALRHLRRCRAAGGQEASGAEDGELDELLLEEDEQSLDKKSLVPPV; this is encoded by the coding sequence ATGAGGCGCATGCGCGCGGTGGGCGGGCGCTGGGCCGGCGGCGCGGcgaggggggggcgggcggcgctcggagccgccgccgggggcggccgggccggAGGGGCCGCGGAGCCCGGGGAGCGCGGGGAGCCGGGCGGCGGCCGGCAGGGCTGGCGCGGAGAGTCGCGGGGCTCGCCGCAGCAGCTGGCGGAGCGGTACGCGGACCTGGCGGCCAGCCACAGCGAGGCGCTGCGGCAGCGGGAGGAGCGCGAGTGGCACAACGCGCGGCTGCGCCAGGAGAACGTGCGGCTGCGGCTGGAGAACCGCCGCCTGCGCCGCGAGAACCGCTGCCTCTTCCGACAGGCCCTGCTGGGGCCCGGCCCTGACAAGGCCCCTGTCGAGCCGGGCGAGGAGGCGGAGGCCCTGCGCGCCCAGCTGGCGCGGCTGCAGGAGAAGCACCGCCGGGCCTTGCGGCACCTGCGGCGCTGCCGGGCCGCCGGCGGGCAGGAGGCCTCGGGAGCCGAGGACGGCGAGTTGGATGAGCTGCTGTTGGAGGAGGACGAGCAGTCGCTGGATAAGAAGAGCCTGGTGCCGCCCGTGTag